Proteins found in one Coffea eugenioides isolate CCC68of chromosome 5, Ceug_1.0, whole genome shotgun sequence genomic segment:
- the LOC113771446 gene encoding uncharacterized protein LOC113771446: MDRNALRRKKYAEMPPLKKAELLRSRRQTRASKKAGKALPPRVRRVPLGYVETGVSFPATQHMPCHSEDPAFVHSQPLGNTNAVFPADDAFAIREGLEFMSRCPPGSFTGYASSSFGKEMPLQNTLAPEAPLFCDSLAPVKYQRSSVGVEAKKIPVHAFDAQLSDEPVRGKHRGVNSLPSGNEQPVSNTHSEFILGSFPFDSSLKNPELSIQKEFASASNSLPAQISDSTLELASKDIFPAPTEEVARSGPTPGWLEIKNRKVLPSAGPSVVRSRSRKCRTPESVNKHNSAQKRTAARSSISRLANIPQAALVLPHAPDCEHCDAKRFHLEPPSFCCSGGEISIVAPPMPYDLKRLFIANNEESAHFRNIVRTYNNNLGFTSFAAKYDSELTKNTKGVYTFRVQGQVYHFLDGLIHLGERPSGIQLYFFDTDEELAKRLGNSDKLRESTLKLLMYILSNNPYARFFKGLRDVPNLDDLNIVLSCYPSLDQRIYNLPSASQVAAIWTESDDQSSDSRAHIQVYSRSVGSHRIQHYYGCYDPLQYPLLFPRGECGWHHGIKRLSKRKRGGDACEDDINIDPASVNSSSELIDLEQRAIDRGKTEEGTVSAREYYCYRFQIRDDDESMLLHTLRLLQQFSVDAYVKIETCRLDFHRHRQNKIRSEILQGILDSVSVGQTAASKVGRKVILPASFIGGPRDMRRSYLDAMALVQKYGKPDIFLTMTCNPAWKEIQENLKYHEKPQDRPDLLARVFRAKFEMLKAEILNKQIFGEVAACVYVIEFQKRGFPHAHLLLILKPGHKLLNPESYDKIVCAELPDKDQYPHLYSLVVKHMIHGPCGAMDKSCPCMRDGACKNHYPKSFCAQTTHGEDTYPYYRRRDDGKKVKVRRFTLDNRWVVPYNPYLLALFDCHINVEICSTLKLVKYLYKYVFKGHDQVSFKIISCGSADDIDEIKDFQKGRWVSPPEAFWRIYEFRLNEMNPAIYTLQVHLPDQQFVSFDKGSDLLQLLGKIDFSKTMLTQFFHMNKTNLRAQHLKCLYRDFPEYFVWSAKYKEWTERKRQKVIGRMVTVSPKERERYYLRLLLTHIAGPTSFEDLLTVNEQRLASFREAALALGLLQSDAYIEETLQEAVAFQMPSSLRLLFATLLVYCSPTSPKSLWEKFELEFSADFHHQQPFHGFSSPEIRRKVLEDINSSLEQMGKSITDFHFVSDDFSCGYAERLTKEIESERSLTVAPEDQLLPQMLNSEQKHAYDLILAACFSLEGQAFFVDGPGGTGKTFLYRSLLATLRSQNHVAIAVATSGIAASILPGGRTAHSRFKIPLDFSKTKSCQLSKQSSAAKLISESKLILWDEASMAKRHTIEAFDELLRDLIDSDLPFGGKVIVFGGDFRQTLPVIEQATKEVLIESTFPISPLWPKLHKIRLTENMRVMFDPGFSQFLLRVGEGREPIDDEGEITLSSDIVIPYYDKEESLNRLIESVFPDLNLYSQDPYNLINRCILAPKNSSVDELNEIMIKRFPGSLQTYISSDKTVDQRHQSDYEDFLNSQDPKGLPPHRLLLKENCPLMLLRNLNPAEGLCNGTRLICRELGQHTISAEIVFGHHRGKRVFIPRIPLQTPDNDKNGIPFIRTQFPVRLCFALTINKSQGQTLDYVGIYL; encoded by the exons ATGGATAGGAATGCTTTGCGCCGCAAAAAATATGCAGAAATGCCACCTCTGAAGAAAGCGGAACTTCTGCGTTCCCGAAGGCAAACTCGAGCTTCAAAGAAAGCTGGAAAAGCTTTACCCCCGCGTGTTCGCAGGGTCCCGTTAGGATATGTCGAAACTGGTGTGTCGTTCCCAGCTACTCAACATATGCCATGTCATAGTGAGGATCCTGCGTTTGTGCATTCTCAGCCGTTGGGAAACACAAATGCTGTGTTTCCAGCTGATGATGCCTTTGCGATTAGGGAAGGATTAGAATTCATGTCGCGTTGTCCACCTGGTTCCTTTACTGGTTATGCTTCCTCCTCCTTTGGAAAAGAAATGCCTCTACAAAATACACTTGCTCCTGAAG CACCCCTGTTCTGTGATAGCCTTGCACCAGTGAAATATCAGAGATCATCTGTTGGTGTAGAGGCAAAAAAAATCCCCGTTCATGCCTTTGATGCCCAGCTCAGTGATGAGCCAGTTAGAGGAAAACATAGGGGCGTAAACTCCCTTCCAAGTGGAAATGAACAACCTGTGAGCAATACACATTCTGAATTTATACTAGGTTCATTTCCTTTCGATTCATCTCTTAAGAACCCTGAACTATCAATTCAAAAAGAATTTGCTTCTGCAAGTAATTCTTTGCCTGCTCAAATTTCAGATTCTACTTTAGAACTAGCTTCCAAAG ACATCTTTCCTGCTCCCACAGAGGAGGTGGCCAGGTCTGGTCCAACACCTGGTTGGTTGGAGATAAAAAACAGAAAAGTACTTCCTTCTGCCGGTCCATCTGTTGTCCGTTCTCGCTCCAGAAAATGCAGGACCCCTGAATCTGTGAACAAACACAACTCAG CACAAAAACGAACAGCTGCGCGTTCAAGCATATCTCGCCTTGCCAATATTCCTCAAGCAGCTCTGGTTCTGCCTCATGCTCCTGATTGTGAGCATTGTGACGCAAAAAGGTTCCATTTGGAACCTCCTTCCTTTTGCTGCTCGGGAGGAGAGATCTCTATCGTTGCTCCTCCAATGCCATATGATTTGAAACGTTTATTCATTGCCAATAATGAAGAGAGTGCCCACTTCAGGAACATTGTCCGCACTTATAACAACAACCTTGGCTTTACATCTTTTGCCGCAAAATATGACTCTGAACTAACAAAGAACACGAAAGGCGTCTATACTTTTCGCGTTCAAGGCCAAGTTTACCACTTTCTTGATGGCCTTATTCACTTAGGCGAAAGGCCATCTGGGATCCAATTATATTTTTTTGACACTGATGAGGAATTAGCAAAGAGACTTGGTAACTCTGATAAACTACGCGAAAGCACTTTAAAATTGCTTATGTACATTCTTTCTAACAATCCTTATGCCCGGTTCTTTAAAGGCCTTAGAGATGTTCCAAACCTTGATGATTTGAACATTGTCCTTAGCTGTTATCCTTCACTTGACCAGCGAATATATAATCTTCCCTCTGCCTCACAAGTTGCGGCTATATGGACTGAAAGTGACGATCAGTCGTCCGATAGCCGCGCTCATATTCAAGTTTATTCTCGGTCAGTTGGTAGCCATAGGATTCAACATTACTATGGCTGCTATGACCCTTTACAGTACCCTCTCCTTTTCCCTCGTGGTGAGTGTGGCTGGCACCACGGAATTAAAAGACTtagtaaaagaaaaagaggagggGACGCATGTGAAGATGATATTAACATCGATCCAGCTTCAGTTAACTCCTCATCGGAGTTAATTGATTTAGAACAGAGAG CTATTGATCGAGGCAAAACAGAGGAAGGTACTGTATCTGCTAGGGAGTACTACTGTTATAGGTTCCAAATAAGGGACGATGATGAGTCAATGCTGTTACACACTCTTAGGTTGCTGCAGCAGTTTTCAGTCGATGCTTATGTCAAGATCGAAACATGTAGGCTTGACTTTCATAGGCATCGACAAAACAAGATACGCTCTGAAATTCTGCAAGGAATTCTTGACAGTGTTTCTGTTGGCCAAACCGCTGCTTCTAAAGTTGGTCGTAAGGTCATTCTTCCAGCTTCTTTTATAGGTGGTCCGAGGGATATGAGGCGCAGTTACCTTGATGCGATGGCCCTGGTACAGAAATATGGAAAACCCGACATTTTTCTTACAATGACGTGTAATCCAGCATGGAAGGAAATTCAGGAAAATCTGAAATACCATGAAAAGCCTCAGGATCGGCCAGACCTGCTCGCTAGAGTTTTTAGAGCCAAATTTGAAATGCTTAAAGCAGAAATTCTAAATAAGCAGATCTTTGGCGAGGTTGCAGCGTGTGTTTACGTGATCGAATTCCAGAAACGAGGCTTTCCTCATGCCCATTTATTATTGATCTTAAAACCTGGTCATAAGCTACTTAATCCAGAGTCGTATGACAAAATAGTCTGTGCTGAGTTGCCCGACAAAGATCAATATCCTCACTTGTATTCTCTTGTTGTGAAGCATATGATCCATGGCCCTTGCGGAGCAATGGATAAGTCTTGTCCTTGTATGAGAGATGGAGCCTGCAAAAATCACTATCCAAAGAGCTTTTGTGCTCAAACGACTCACGGTGAGGATACCTATCCATATTATAGGAGGAGAGATGATGGCAAGAAAGTCAAAGTTCGTAGATTTACTCTTGATAATAGGTGGGTTGTGCCTTACAACCCTTACCTGCTTGCTTTATTCGATTGCCACATCAACGTGGAAATTTGTTCTACTCTTAAGCTCGTGAAGTACCTGTATAAGTATGTTTTCAAAGGACATGATCAGGTGAGCTTTAAGATTATTTCCTGTGGATCGGCGGACGATATTGATGAAATAAAAGACTTCCAGAAAGGTAGATGGGTTTCGCCTCCAGAAGCTTTTTGGCGCATTTATGAATTTAGGCTGAATGAAATGAACCCAGCAATTTACACCCTTCAGGTCCACCTCCCAGACCAGCAATTCGTTTCCTTTGACAAAGGGTCTGATTTGCTACAGTTGCTGGGTAAAATTGACTTTTCTAAGACAATGTTAACTCAATTTTTCCACATGAACAAAACGAATCTCAGAGCACAACATCTGAAATGCTTGTACAGAGATTTTCCTGAATATTTTGTTTGGTCTGCTAAATATAAAGAATGGACTGAAAGAAAGCGTCAAAAGGTGATCGGTCGGATGGTGACTGTTAGCccaaaagaaagagagaggtATTATTTGAGGTTGCTTCTAACGCACATTGCTGGACCGACCTCTTTTGAAGACCTTTTGACTGTAAATGAACAAAGGTTAGCTTCGTTTAGAGAAGCTGCTTTGGCTCTTGGTCTTTTGCAGTCCGATGCATATATAGAGGAGACACTTCAAGAAGCAGTGGCATTTCAGATGCCGTCCTCATTGAGGCTACTATTTGCCACTCTCCTTGTGTATTGTTCTCCGACAAGTCCTAAATCACTTTGGGAAAAATTTGAGCTTGAGTTTTCTGCTGACTTTCATCACCAGCAGCCATTCCACGGGTTTTCTTCTCCTGAAATTAGACGAAAGGTTTTAGAAGATATTAACAGCTCGCTTGAACAGATGGGCAAGAGCATTACAGATTTTCACTTTGTCTCTGATGATTTTTCATGCGGTTACGCTGAACGGTTAACAAAGGAAATTGAGAGTGAAAGGAGCTTAACAGTAGCACCTGAGGATCAGTTGTTGCCTCAGATGCTAAATTCTGAACAAAAGCATGCCTACGATCTAATCCTCGCAGCATGTTTTTCCTTAGAAGGTCAGGCATTTTTCGTTGATGGCCCTGGTGGCACAGGTAAAACATTCCTATATCGGTCACTTCTCGCGACCTTGCGATCACAAAACCATGTTGCTATTGCAGTAGCAACATCTGGAATTGCGGCATCAATCCTTCCTGGCGGAAGGACGGCTCACTCGAGATTCAAGATACCACTTGATTTCTCGAAGACTAAAAGTTGTCAGCTCAGTAAACAAAGTTCGGCTGCAAAACTCATTTCTGAATCAAAGCTTATTTTGTGGGATGAGGCTTCAATGGCTAAACGACACACAATTGAAGCTTTTGACGAATTACTGAGAGATTTAATAGACTCAGATTTACCTTTCGGAGGGAAGGTGATAGTTTTTGGAGGGGATTTTCGGCAGACCCTACCTGTCATTGAACAAGCAACTAAAGAAGTTCTCATAGAGTCAACCTTCCCCATTTCTCCTCTGTGGCCTAAACTACATAAAATCAGGCTTACAGAAAATATGCGAGTTATGTTTGATCCAGGATTTTCACAATTCCTTTTAAGAGTAGGAGAAGGCCGAGAGCCTATTGATGATGAGGGTGAAATAActttatcatcagatatagttATTCCTTACTACGATAAAGAGGAGTCTTTAAACAG GTTAATAGAAAGCGTCTtcccagatttgaacctctattCTCAAGATCCTTATAACCTGATTAATAGGTGCATTCTTGCTCCAAAAAATAGCTCAGTTGATGAGCTCAATGAAATAATGATTAAGAGATTTCCTGGAAGCCTTCAAACCTATATTAGCTCGGATAAGACTGTTGATCAGCGGCACCAAAGTGATTATGAGGATTTTCTCAATTCTCAAGATCCTAAAGGTCTCCCTCCTCATAGATTGCTGTTAAAGGAAAACTGCCCATTGATGCTTCTCAGAAATTTAAATCCAGCTGAGGGTCTATGCAATGGCACAAGGTTAATATGTAGAGAACTCGGCCAGCACACAATTTCTGCTGAAATTGTTTTTGGCCATCATCGAGGGAAAAGAGTTTTTATTCCAAGGATACCTCTTCAAACGCCTGACAATGACAAAAATGGGATTCCATTCATAAGAACACAGTTTCCTGTCCGCCTTTGTTTTGCTTTGACTATCAATAAATCACAAGGTCAAACTCTTGACTACGTCGGCATCTATCTCTGA
- the LOC113771447 gene encoding replication protein A 70 kDa DNA-binding subunit-like yields MANQLPMRDIMPHMKNWSCIVTVQEKQQITNSMGTPTRKQKFVFYDSEGSRVEGIIFNDDIPRMSQILQIYKKYKISNAEVRPIPPKFQTSELTIQWVISTRTVIEEIAIDDEVMPVKFCYSKFTDLVQYMHDKTKSVDVLGVVISALERKTVIKNSRQSDVQKFVLLNEESQPVLLSLWDSFLANEGQEIVSKLHTYPVIIARRVKVNNYNGVTLGTWFDSAILVDPPIQEARELKNWALRNTKFIKEIVEKKDYIKYNPQLSLKSGQKTTLHHKRYRFNVDLADSTGVIPASVFGELAENLLTFSALEAMQHFNENVELPLEFVHKELKSKTFLLHIKPVQTQLADSRQRYTVIYYSEIDDDADSVQLTDEPRDDSPFPSKESETVQLGAEGENTARSKVCVQLSQRFDEPHSTEANEDEDAECISSKKQKID; encoded by the exons ATGGCTAACCAACTGCCAATGCGGGATATTATGCCTCATATGAAAAATTGGAGTTGTATCGTCACTGTTCAAGAAAAGCAACAAATCACAAATTCAATGGGGACACCAACAAGAAAGCAGAAATTTGTTTTCTATGATTCAGAG GGATCAAGAGTCGAAGGAATCATCTTCAATGATGATATTCCTAGAATGAGCCAGATCCTGCagatttataaaaaatataaaatctcCAATGCTGAGGTCAGGCCTATACCGCCGAAGTTCCAGACCTCTGAGCTTACCATTCAGTGGGTTATCAGCACCAGAACTGTTATTGAAGAGATTGCTATTGATGATGAAGTCATGCCTGTGAAATTCTGCTATTCGAAGTTTACTGACTTAGTTCAGTACATGCATGACAAAACTAAATCAGTCG ACGTGCTGGGAGTTGTGATTAGTGCGCTTGAGAGGAAAACAGTTATCAAGAATTCAAGGCAATCAGATGTTCAGAAATTTGTCCTGCTTAATGAAGA ATCCCAGCCTGTTCTATTGTCTCTATGGGATAGTTTTCTGGCTAATGAGGGACAGGAGATAGTGTCTAAACTTCACACCTATCCTGTGATCATTGCTCGCAGAGTTAAAGTGAACAACTATAATG GGGTCACACTaggtacttggtttgattcaGCGATTCTTGTTGATCCACCTATACAAGAAGCAAGGGAACTCAAAAACTG GGCATTGAGGAACACTAAGTTCATTAAAGAGATTGTCGAAAAAAAGGACTACATTAAATATAATCCGCAGCTGTCATTGAAATCAGGCCAGAAAACCACACTTCATCACAAAAG ATACCGCTTTAATGTTGATTTGGCTGATTCCACTGGTGTCATACCAGCTTCAGTATTTGGCGAATTAGCAGAGAACCTATTGACGTTTAGTGCACTGGAAGCAATGCAACATTTTAATGAG AATGTTGAGCTTCCCCTCGAGTTTGTCCACAAGGAGCTTAAATCAAAGACGTTTCTCCTTCACATCAAACCTGTTCAAACGCAGCTGGCAGATTCAAGGCAGCGCTACACAGTTATATACTACTCTGAAATTGATGATGATGCCGATTCTGTCCAGTTAACAGATGAACCAAGAGATGACTCCCCTTTTCCTAGCAAAGAATCTGAGACTGTACAGCTCGGGGCTGAAG GGGAGAATACTGCTCGTTCAAAGGTTTGTGTTCAGCTTTCTCAGAGGTTTGATGAACCACACAGcactgaagcaaat